One window of Desulfovibrio subterraneus genomic DNA carries:
- a CDS encoding UDP-glucose dehydrogenase family protein — MNVCIVGTGYVGLVSAACFAEMGNTVTCVDVNPDVVKTLQAGKVHIYEPGLEELVRRNYAEGNLIFTTSLAEGMERAQFVFITVGTPSRPDGSCDLCYVEQVAREIGQHMHKPVIVVDKSTVPVGTADRVRGIISDELAKRGVDIEFDVVSNPEFLKEGDAVNDFMKPDRVVVGTESEKSAEYLRTLYAPFARSREKMIVMGVRSAEMTKYAANCMLATKISFINEVANICERVGADVRDVRIGIGSDHRIGYHFIYPGVGYGGSCFPKDVKALINTAHEYDFRPELLESVDNVNDRQKLRMAERILDYFEPQGGVAGKTLAIWGIAFKANTDDTREAASLAMIKELTAKGMRIRAFDPVAGEKVKPLFENDPLVEIVDKQYEAVEGAQALLVVTEWNQFRTPDFDRIKASLSAPILFDGRNLYPPSMMAELGFAYFCVGRPDPK; from the coding sequence ATGAATGTTTGTATAGTCGGAACCGGTTATGTTGGTCTTGTCAGCGCCGCATGCTTTGCTGAAATGGGAAATACCGTCACCTGCGTGGATGTGAATCCCGATGTGGTGAAAACGCTTCAGGCCGGCAAGGTGCATATTTACGAGCCCGGTCTTGAGGAGCTGGTGCGCCGCAATTACGCCGAAGGTAATCTCATATTTACCACCAGCCTTGCAGAAGGTATGGAACGGGCGCAGTTCGTTTTCATAACCGTGGGAACTCCTTCCCGTCCCGATGGCTCCTGCGATCTTTGCTATGTTGAGCAGGTGGCCCGCGAAATCGGTCAGCACATGCACAAACCTGTCATCGTTGTGGACAAGTCCACTGTGCCGGTTGGCACTGCGGACCGTGTGCGCGGTATCATCAGCGATGAGCTTGCAAAACGTGGTGTTGATATTGAATTCGACGTGGTTTCCAACCCCGAATTCCTCAAGGAAGGCGACGCAGTCAACGACTTCATGAAGCCCGACCGCGTGGTGGTGGGTACGGAAAGCGAGAAGTCTGCTGAATACCTGCGCACTCTTTACGCTCCCTTTGCCCGCAGCCGCGAGAAGATGATTGTCATGGGTGTGCGTAGCGCGGAAATGACCAAGTACGCTGCCAACTGCATGCTCGCCACCAAGATTTCCTTTATCAACGAAGTGGCTAATATTTGCGAACGTGTGGGGGCTGACGTGCGTGATGTGCGCATTGGCATCGGTTCCGACCATCGCATCGGCTATCACTTCATCTACCCCGGCGTAGGCTACGGCGGTTCCTGCTTCCCCAAGGACGTGAAGGCGCTCATCAACACAGCGCATGAGTATGATTTCCGTCCCGAGTTGCTCGAATCCGTGGATAACGTGAACGATCGTCAGAAGCTTCGCATGGCCGAACGCATTCTCGACTACTTTGAACCGCAGGGTGGAGTGGCCGGCAAGACCCTCGCCATATGGGGCATTGCATTCAAGGCCAACACCGACGATACCCGCGAGGCAGCTTCGCTTGCCATGATCAAGGAACTCACTGCAAAGGGTATGCGCATCCGTGCCTTTGACCCCGTTGCAGGCGAAAAGGTGAAGCCTCTGTTTGAAAACGATCCGCTGGTGGAAATCGTGGACAAGCAGTACGAGGCTGTGGAAGGTGCGCAGGCGCTGCTGGTTGTAACCGAGTGGAACCAGTTCCGTACCCCGGATTTCGACCGCATAAAGGCCTCTCTGTCCGCTCCCATTCTGTTCGACGGTCGTAACCTGTACCCGCCGAGCATGATGGCTGAACTTGGTTTTGCCTACTTCTGCGTGGGGCGTCCCGATCCCAAGTAG
- a CDS encoding pyridoxine 5'-phosphate synthase: MPVLVVNVDHVATLRQQRRGIEPEPATAAHLAELAGARGIIVHLREDRRHIIDRDVKLLASCLNTRMHLEMAATREMQGIAQETNPYMVCLVPEKREELTTEGGLAVAGRVEHLRDYLAPIHAKGIKSSLFIEADVTQIDAAKAVGSEFIEIHTGHFADAKTPEAQQKEFEKIVRGIEYARSIDLRVNLGHGLNYTNIFMFKDVPGIDEYSIGHSIISRAVLVGMDRAVRDMVEIIRTFAE; encoded by the coding sequence ATGCCCGTTCTAGTAGTCAACGTCGACCATGTGGCCACGCTCCGCCAGCAACGCAGGGGCATTGAACCCGAGCCGGCAACTGCAGCGCATCTGGCAGAACTTGCCGGTGCACGCGGCATTATTGTTCATCTGCGTGAAGACCGCAGGCACATCATCGACCGCGACGTCAAACTGCTCGCCAGCTGCCTTAACACCCGGATGCACCTTGAAATGGCTGCCACCCGGGAAATGCAGGGCATTGCACAGGAAACGAACCCCTACATGGTCTGCCTTGTGCCCGAAAAACGCGAAGAGCTCACCACCGAAGGCGGACTTGCCGTTGCCGGCAGAGTTGAACACCTGCGTGACTACCTTGCTCCCATTCATGCCAAGGGCATCAAATCCAGCTTGTTCATTGAAGCAGACGTGACACAGATTGATGCCGCAAAAGCCGTTGGCAGCGAGTTCATCGAAATCCACACCGGCCACTTTGCCGATGCGAAAACGCCTGAAGCCCAGCAGAAGGAATTCGAGAAGATCGTGCGCGGCATCGAATATGCCCGCTCCATTGATCTGCGCGTGAACCTTGGTCACGGCCTCAACTACACGAACATTTTCATGTTCAAGGACGTTCCCGGCATTGATGAATATTCCATCGGTCATTCCATCATTTCCCGTGCCGTGCTGGTGGGCATGGACCGCGCCGTCCGCGACATGGTGGAAATCATCCGCACCTTTGCGGAATAG
- a CDS encoding holo-[acyl-carrier-protein] synthase, with product MITGLGLDVCELDRIERSWKRFGEKFAARILHPNELALLPSSPVAYLASRFAAKEAAVKALGTGFTGGIWFTQIEVAKEASGKPTLKLHGKAADKARELGATTLHISLTHGKGVASAVVILES from the coding sequence GTGATTACAGGGCTGGGACTGGATGTCTGTGAACTGGACAGAATAGAACGCTCATGGAAGCGGTTCGGCGAAAAGTTCGCAGCGCGCATTCTGCATCCGAATGAACTGGCCCTGCTTCCTTCCTCTCCCGTGGCCTACCTCGCTTCACGGTTCGCTGCCAAAGAGGCTGCGGTTAAAGCGCTTGGAACCGGCTTTACCGGTGGCATATGGTTTACACAAATAGAAGTAGCCAAAGAAGCATCGGGCAAACCGACACTGAAGCTGCACGGCAAGGCCGCAGACAAGGCCCGTGAACTGGGCGCAACCACCCTGCACATATCCCTGACCCACGGCAAAGGCGTTGCCTCTGCCGTTGTCATTCTGGAATCCTGA
- a CDS encoding NAD(P)H-hydrate dehydratase, whose product MEPTLFSPLPSPAEMAEWDRASIREFGIREEILMENASREALHVLHKEFGSCADKSVLLFMGSGNNGADAAALGRHLHDAGARVLVLHTRPLGTSKRAAGYHVRLARKTGVQFMLLRQHTLSTLPEPWQHPDCIIDGLLGTGFRGALRPDTLALVHWINEQRSRSFIFALDIPSGLDGLTGNASPVAVRAHATVTFEAAKTGLHMPGAMAFTGRLHARPIGIPKAVREAHPASCELLDTSVATLLPVQLGDMHKGTSGHVLILGGSRGMTGAPVLAAQGAMRGGAGYVRIAAPRQLLADMTSGLPDVLTSPLGSGDTWDDISNESLADALQRATVLVTGPGMGRSAGALATLTTLLTLPGRPPMVLDADALYLLAQHPALKDHLRKDDILTPHPGEAALLAGTSIAEVQSDRLATARRFALEYPCIVILKGAGTLISCPNVPLVLSPFAVPQLAVAGSGDVLAGLLASLLAQGLNTRDAACLGVYLHGLAGYLLQTEFPCRGNTAQDIAAALIAAKKELATCLPPAI is encoded by the coding sequence ATGGAACCGACACTCTTTTCCCCTCTGCCCTCTCCGGCTGAAATGGCCGAATGGGACCGCGCATCCATCCGCGAATTCGGCATCCGCGAAGAGATACTCATGGAAAATGCCAGCCGCGAAGCCCTGCATGTTCTGCACAAGGAGTTTGGCTCCTGTGCAGACAAAAGCGTACTGCTGTTCATGGGCAGCGGCAACAACGGGGCAGACGCTGCGGCACTGGGCAGACACCTGCATGATGCGGGCGCTCGCGTTCTGGTGCTGCATACCCGTCCGCTGGGTACCAGTAAGAGAGCGGCCGGATACCATGTACGACTGGCACGCAAAACCGGTGTGCAGTTCATGCTGCTGCGCCAGCACACCCTGAGCACCCTCCCCGAACCGTGGCAACACCCCGACTGTATTATTGACGGCCTTCTCGGCACCGGATTCAGAGGAGCGCTCAGGCCGGACACCCTCGCGCTGGTGCATTGGATCAATGAGCAGAGGTCCCGCAGTTTCATTTTCGCCCTCGACATTCCTTCCGGCCTTGACGGTCTGACAGGCAATGCATCTCCCGTGGCAGTGCGTGCCCACGCCACAGTGACCTTCGAGGCAGCCAAGACCGGCCTGCACATGCCCGGAGCCATGGCTTTCACCGGCAGACTGCACGCCCGCCCCATAGGCATTCCCAAAGCCGTTCGTGAAGCACATCCCGCCTCATGCGAACTGCTTGATACATCCGTAGCCACACTGCTGCCCGTGCAGCTGGGAGACATGCACAAAGGTACCTCCGGCCACGTGCTCATTCTGGGAGGCTCGCGGGGCATGACAGGAGCACCGGTTCTGGCAGCGCAAGGTGCCATGCGCGGTGGCGCAGGCTATGTACGCATTGCGGCCCCAAGACAGCTTCTGGCAGATATGACATCGGGCTTGCCCGATGTGCTGACATCTCCTCTCGGTTCCGGTGACACGTGGGACGACATTTCGAACGAATCTCTGGCCGACGCACTGCAACGTGCCACAGTGCTGGTCACCGGCCCCGGCATGGGGCGCTCCGCGGGAGCGCTTGCAACGCTGACAACGCTGCTCACCCTGCCCGGACGCCCCCCCATGGTGCTGGATGCCGACGCCCTTTACCTGCTTGCTCAGCACCCCGCCCTGAAGGATCATCTCAGAAAAGACGACATTCTCACCCCGCATCCAGGTGAGGCCGCCCTGCTGGCCGGAACCTCCATCGCGGAAGTTCAGTCGGACAGACTAGCCACAGCCCGTCGTTTTGCGCTAGAATATCCCTGTATCGTCATATTGAAAGGTGCAGGCACTCTGATCAGCTGCCCCAATGTGCCGCTGGTCCTTTCACCCTTTGCCGTACCACAGCTTGCCGTTGCCGGTTCAGGCGACGTACTGGCCGGATTGCTGGCAAGCCTGCTGGCCCAGGGGTTGAATACAAGAGATGCAGCCTGCCTAGGAGTGTATCTGCACGGGTTGGCCGGATATCTTCTGCAAACGGAATTTCCCTGTCGCGGCAACACGGCACAAGATATTGCCGCCGCGCTCATCGCTGCAAAAAAGGAGCTCGCCACATGCTTACCGCCCGCGATATAA
- a CDS encoding CBS domain-containing protein translates to MLTARDIMSSKVVSVTPDTDIPTAARLMVDNKYNGLPVVSKDGTLVGIICQSDLISQQKKLNVPTLFTVLDGIIPMRSMSDLDAEMRKIAASKVSEAMTAAPTTVRPSTPIDEIASLMVDNQYHSLPVVEDGQVVGIIGKEDILKTLIPG, encoded by the coding sequence ATGCTTACCGCCCGCGATATAATGTCCAGTAAGGTTGTATCCGTAACTCCTGATACCGACATCCCCACTGCCGCCCGCCTGATGGTGGACAACAAGTACAACGGCCTGCCCGTGGTTTCCAAGGACGGCACGCTTGTGGGCATCATCTGCCAGAGCGATCTCATCAGCCAGCAGAAGAAACTGAACGTACCCACACTGTTCACGGTACTCGACGGCATCATTCCCATGCGCTCCATGTCTGATCTAGACGCGGAAATGCGCAAGATAGCCGCAAGCAAGGTATCGGAAGCCATGACGGCAGCCCCGACAACCGTACGTCCCTCGACTCCTATTGACGAGATAGCCTCTCTCATGGTGGACAACCAGTATCACTCCCTGCCTGTCGTCGAAGACGGACAGGTGGTCGGCATTATCGGCAAAGAAGACATCCTTAAAACCCTCATCCCCGGATAA